Part of the Bdellovibrio bacteriovorus genome, CCATTAATAAGCTTAATTTCACAGTCAATAAAGGCGATGTGGTTGGGTTCCTAGGACCGAACGGTGCTGGAAAATCCACAACCATGAAAATCATCACCGGATTTATGGCGCCAAGTCATGGGACGGCCTCCGTGGCGGGCTTTGATGTTTTCGAAGCTCCCTTGGAAGTGAAAAAACGCATCGGGTATCTGCCAGAGGTTCCGCCGGTCTACAGCGATATGTACGTTCGTGATTATTTAAAATATGTTGCGGCTCTTAAACAGGTACCGAAAGAGAAGATTGAAAAGTTTGTGGCCAACGCGATTGAAAAAACAAACCTGGGCGACGTGCAAAAACGTTTGATCCACGGATTGTCTAAAGGTTTCAAGCAGCGCGTGGGCATTGCTCAAGCCATCGTCTCGGACCCTGAGGTTTTGATCTTGGATGAGCCCACTGTGGGACTTGATCCCAAACAAATGGCCGAAATTCGTGAGCTGATAAAAAGTTTAAAAGGTCAGCATACCATTATTCTTTCCACCCATATTTTACCGGAGGTGGAAGCGACGTGTGAAAAGGTCATCATCATCAACAAAGGTGAGATCGTTGTTGAAGACAGCATTCATAATTTAGAAAACATGGAAAAAGGCCAAAGCCGCCTGCGCATTCGCGTTCGTAAAGACGTGGATGACATGAAAGCCCTTTTGCAAGACGTGCGCGCCGTTGTGGGTGTGCACTTGGGGGCTTCGCGCAAAGAGTGGAACTTAGATGTGCAAGGCGGGGATGAGGCCTTTGATGCCATTTCAGCAAAGATCGTTGGCCAAGGGTATGGCTTGGTCGAGCTAAGTCCGACGAAAACAGACCTTGAAGATGTCTTCTTGAAGATGACTTACGGAAAACAGCAGGGACGTGAAGTATGAGTGGCGTGATGACGATTTTTAAAAAAGAGCTTAAGGGTTTTTATTTCAACCCCACGTTTTGGGTGATCTGTTTTTTGATCAGTGTGATCTTTAGTTGGGTGTATCCGATTCAGCTCAATCTTTTTGCGCAGTTGTTGATGAACTTCGTGATGCAACAAGGCGTTCCGCAAAATCAATTAAATATCCATTATGGCGTTTTCTTAAGACAGCTTTCATATTTAAACTTACTGCTCATTTTTGTTGTTCCGGCGCTCACCATGAAGCTATTTGCGGAAGAAAAAAAGTTACGCACCTTTGATTTGCTTTTAACTTCACCGGTAACGTCATTTCAAATCGTGTTGGGTAAGTTCTTGGCGGCTTTGGGCGCCATAGGTGGAATTGTATTATTGGCTTTCTTATATCCGCTGGCGACTTCGGTGATGGCGACCGTGAATTGGGCGCCGCTGTTGATCGCCTTTATGGGGATTTTTCTTGTGGGGGCGGTTTACGCAGCAATGGATCTGTTTGCGTCTTCATTGACTGAAAACAGTATTGCCGCTTACGTGACTTCGGTGATGTTTAACGTTTCGATCTGGTTTATTGGTATTGGTTCAGAAGTCGTCGACGGCGAAAAAGCCCGTAAGGTTTTTGAACATGTTTCGTTAAGCAGCCATCTTTCAAGCCTGGTTGAGGGAACGGTTCGCACGAATGGTTTGATTTTCTTTTTAAGCATCATCGTCTTGTTCTGCTTTTTGGCAGAGCGAGTGGTTGAATCTTCACGTTGGAGATAGGCATGAGCAAATTAGGAAAAATTTCATTTTTATTTGCCGGAATTTCATTAGTTTGTATGTCCATCATCCGCTATATCTTGGGCGAGTGGGTTCCGTTTTGCTGGTTGGCTTTAGGGTTGACCGTGTTTTTTATCGCCGCCGGCATGGTGAAGGATCGTGCTTTCTTTAAAGAATTCTTTACGATGAAAACAACCAAGGAAGGCATGAGCATGGGCGTTTTGATCGTTTTGCTTATTGCGGTTTTGGGAATCGTGAATTATCTGGGTGTGAAGTATTATAAAACGTGGGATTTTTCTACTTCGCAAACCAACACGCTTTCACCACAATCCATTCAGATCGTGAAGTCCTTAGACAGCGACATGAAGGTTTTGTTTTTCTATAAAAAGGGTGTGGAAGGAAACGAAGAAAATCGTCGTTTGTTCCGCGAATTGATTAAAAAATATCAAGACGCGAGTTCTAAAATTCAATTGGACTTCGTGGAAGTCAATGAGCGCCCTGATCTTTCTAAGGAGTATGGTGTAGACAAGGGCAGCGGCGTCGTTTTCCTTGATTACAAAGGCCGTCGCAATCGCATCGAAAAAATTGACGAACAAGAGTTCACCAGTGCTTTAGTAAAAGTAACTCGAGAAAAGAATAAGACGATTTATTTTACGGTGGGGCATGGTGAAAAAGATCTTAACGAGGCCCGGGAGGGCTTGGGTTTAGGTTCTTTAAAGGTCATGCTTGAAAATAACCGTTACACAGTCAAAGAACTGGCATTAGCGCAAAATCCAAAAATTCCCGCGGATGCAGATGTGATTGTTGTCGCGGGCCCTTCACAAGGGTTTCAAGATTTTGAAATCGGGGCCTTAGAGCAATATCTAAAAACCGGTGGCAGTTTGTTTTTGGCGATGAAAACGCAGACCAATACGGGTTTAGAAAAACTTTTAGCCAAATTGGGATTGGTTTTAGAAAACAATAATGTCATGAATTTAGTCGACACCGTGATGGGCCGTGGTGTGAATCAAGGTCCAACGATGGGCGTGATATTTTCTGAAGAAAATAAGATCACTAAAAGTTTTGGTCGAAACGAGATCACTTTGTTCCGCAATCCTCAAGGGATTAAAACAGCGAACGTGGGGCAAGGTATGGTTGTTGAGGACCTGGTTAAAACCGGTCCTAATGCCGTGGCATTTAAAACTTTACAAATCACGGGCGAACCACCTGAGGGCACCTACACACTGGTCAGTGAAGTCACTGGTCATTTCCCGGGAGCGGCGGCGGATGCAAAACCGTTTTCGGTGATCGTGGCAGGTGATGTTGATTTCATGGCAAATCAAATGCTTTATCAAAACCTCAATCGTGACTTGATTTTAAATTCTGTGGCGGCGTTAGCCAAAGAGGAAAGCTTGATCAGTATTACACCTAAAGAGGCGCAAGCCACGCAGTTATTGCTGACAGAAACGAAGTTTGCGATTTTCCTTTTTGCTTTTATCATCCCGCTGCCATTGATCTTGTTAGGCACAAGCATAGGTATCTGGGTTCGTAGGAGAAACGCCTAATGAAACTAAAAGGACGCACAATACTTGTTTTATGTTTATTGGTTTTCGGTGGCTACGCGGCTTTTGATCATTTTCAAGGAAAGCTCCAAGAAGACAAAAAAATGCAAGACTCGCGATTGATGACCTTGAACTTTGAGCAAGTGAACGAAGTCCTTATTGAAAAAGGCGACCAGAAGACGGAGCTTAAGCGGGATGTTGACGGCTGGCGTATGGAAGTCCCTCTGAAAGACAGTGCTGACAGCGAAGCGGTGGATGATTTAGTTAAACAGGCCTTTACGGAATCCATCGTGGAAGTGGTTAAAGAGGGCGAAGGTATTGACTGGAAACTTTATGGTCTGGATGCGCCCTTAGGGACGATCACTTTTAAAACCACGGACGGAAAACAAAACCGTTACGAGGTTTCGTCGATCACCAATTTTGAAGACAACGCTTTTCTGCGTCGTGATGGCGAAAATCGCGTTTTACTGGTGAACTCAATTTGGCAGGCCCGCACCGGAAAGGCGGCGATGGAATTTCGGGATCGTCGTCTGCTTCGTCATAAGATTGCATCGGTGGATGAAATCAAGCTGCAAAATGCGAAAGGCCTGGTTCATTTGAAACGCCAAGAGGGTGTGTGGGTGATTCCGGGAAAATCAGATTTTAAGGTAGATCAAAATCAGGTTCGCTCGGTATTAACCGCTATCGCTGATGCCAAGGCGGCCGAAATTTTATCTGATCCTAAAAAAGGCCCTGCGGTAAAAGAGCTTTTCACATTGAACCTGGTTTTAGATGCCAAACCTTGGGCGGCCAAAGTAGGCCAAGCGGCAGATAAAAAAATATTTGCAAAGGTGACGGAGCCGGATTTCTTAATGAAGATGGAACCAGGTGCTGTCGATAATTTCATTGAAATGACAATAGAGCAGTTTAAGGAAAAACCGCCAGAAAAACCTCAGTTTGAAACTGAGAAAACGCAAAAGAAAGAAAATTAGAATGCAGAAGATCGTTGTAAAATCGCCGACACGTGTGGATTTAGCGGGCGGAACTTTGGATCTGTGGCCTTTGTATCTTTTTATCCAAGGAGCATCGACGGTGAATGTGGCTGTAAGTATTTATACGACAGCCGAAATCACTCCTCACGACGATACGACGATCGAACTTGAGTCGGTGGACCTTAAAATTAAAAAGAGCTATAAAAATCTTTCGGAAGCCTTGGCGGACAGCGATCCGAAAATGGCCTTGTTGCAAACGCAATTAAGATACTGGAAACCCCAAAAAGGCTTTTCTTTAAAAACATCTTCAGAAAGTCCGGTAGGTGGCGGCTTGGGCGGAAGCTCTAGTCTGACGATCAGCTTGATGAAGGCGTTTTCGCAGTTCTGTGGTCGTCCGTTTAAAGATGTTCATCATATGGTTCATGTCGCTCATAATATTGAGGCTGAGATGTTAAACACCCCGACGGGCACGCAAGACTATTATCCGGCGGCGTCGGGTGGGATCAACTTGCTTCATTATGATTATGACGGCATCGAACAAATGGTCCTGCCCATTCAACACACTTCATTAGCTGAAAAGTTTATGTTGGTTTACACCGGTAAAGCACATCATTCTGGATTGAATAACTTTGAAGTGATGAAGGACTCGGTCGCTAAAGACGCGGGCACCTTGCAAGCTCTTAAAGACCTCAAACTAATCGCCTTGGAAACTGAACTTGCCGTACGCAGTGGGAAATGGGACGACCTGGGAGAACTTTTCCGTCGAGAGTTCGATGCCCGTGTTCGTTTGGCGCCGGAATTTTCAAGCCCCGAGATCCGTAAGCTTGCCGAAGTCTCTTTGCAGAATGGGGCCGAGGCTGTTAAAATCTGTGGAGCGGGAGGCGGCGGCTGCGTCTTAGTTTGGTGTCCTCCCCACAAGCGCGAAGGAGTCGCTCTAGCATGCCAAAAAGCCGGCTTTCAGGTGATGGACGCAAAACCCGTCGATCCCCTATAAAGAAAACAACTACCAAGAAGAAGGTCGTTAATAAAGCGGCCTCATCCCATGCCGGTGAAGTTTATCGCTTTATCGGTATTTCTTTGGGCGGTGGTAAGACCGACAAGGCTTGCGTGGCGGTTATTGAGTATTATCCCAAGCACGGAAAAGTTTTTTTGTCGCGACTGGTGGAAAAAATCAAAAGCGACGAAGTTCACTCGGCCGATTTTAAGATTCAGGAAATCATTCGTCAGTATCCGGGTGAAATTCGAAGCATCGCTTTTGATGTGCCTTTCCATTTTCCGAATTGCCTTAACTGCGTGGAAGGTTGCGAGGGGATTGAATCGTGTCCTTCCGAACATGTGAAGTGGATGTGGGAGTACACCCGCAAATTGCACAAAAAGAAAAAGCCCCGAAAACTATTTACACCTTACACGCAACGTTGTGTAGAAATGTACGTGTCCACCGAACTGGAAGAGCCTTTTAATATGCAACATGCGATGGGCTCTAATACAGCGCCGCTGTTGGCGCGTGCGATGTATTTAAAGCAGCGTTGGGATATTCCGTGTATTGAGGTTTTTCCGAAGCTTTCTGTTTGGCGGGTGGGTCGATCTTTAAACGTTATGAAGAGTCATCTGCGTTTTCATAAGCACTCAATTGGCGGTGATGAAAGTCGGCGAGAAATTTTACATGCCTTGAGTTCTCACAATATCGCCTTTGTGTATGATCAGGACGTCAAACTGATGATTGATAATAGTCACGCTTTTGAATCGTTTATTTGTGCTTTGACGGCCTTTTTAGATTACAAAGGATTGACCGAACCCAGACCGGAAGGCTTTCCAGAAAACGAAGACTGGATTGCTTTTCCGAAGTCGTCTATAAAATGGAATGGGTTTTAGTAAATAAGGAGTTCGTATGTCGACGCCTGATTTTCCCTATCTTCATGGTTTTAGTCCCGTAGAACAAGCGCGCCTGCGTAAGCAAGCACGTTTTGGTGAATATACGGTCTATCAAAATATCAATTTCGCGAACGTCAAAGACATTTTAGAGGTGGGTTGTGGGGTCGGAGCGCAATCCGAAATTCTGTTGCGTCGTTTTCCGGATATTCATTTGACTGGAATTGACCTTAGTACCAAACAATTAAGTGCGGCTCGCGAGCGCCTGAGCAGTCTGCAGAATATGGCAGGACGGTTTAATCTTAAAGAAATGAATGCCGCCAAAATGGATTTTGAAGCCAACTCTTTTGAGGGGGCCTTTTTATGTTGGATATTAGAACACGTTCCAGATCCTATTCGTGTGCTTTCTGAGGTTCGTCGTGTGTTGCGTCCGGGGTCACAAGTTTACATCACCGAAGTCATGAATTCGTCTTTTTTCTTAGATCCGTATTCACCCAATGTATGGAAGTACTGGATGGCCTTTAACGAATACCAATTGCAACAAAAAGGTGATCCGTTTGTGGGCGCTAAGCTTGGAAATTTTTTAATGCAGCTGGGATATAAAGACATCCAAACCGAAATAAAAACTTGGTTCTTAGACAATCGCACACCACAAGCACGCAAAGATTGCATCGAATACTGGGAGGAGTTGCTTTTGAGTGCCAGTGACCAATTGGTCGCGGCCAACTATGTGTCGGAAGACGTGGTTGAAGGCATGAAAGAAGAGATGTCCCGGGTTGCTAACGATCCTAATGCCGTCTTTTTTTATTCTTTTGTTCAAGCCAGTGCCAAGACCTAGTCTTTTTCTTGAAGGACGTCTTTTTTCATCCATCCTTTGCGATAAATCCAATAGGTGATTGCTAGGACGACCAGGATCATAAAACCCAAGGTGATGTAGTAACCATGGGGTTGTTTTAGCTCCGGCATGTACTCAAAGTTCATGCCGTAAATCCCCGCGATAAAATTTAAAGGTAAAAAGAAAATCGAGAATACGGTCAGGACGCGCATCACTTCATTCGTCCGAAACGAAGCCTCATTGGTTTTTTGTGACATCAACGAAAGATGAAGATTCAAAAGCCCCGTGATTTGTTCGTAAATCTCTGAAGAATAGAAAATCAATTTATCTAAAGGTTCTTGAACCAGATAAATATCTCTTTGCGAGATGTCGATGACCTTGGGAATTTTTAAAAGTATATCTTGAGTGAATTTAAAGATCTTGCGATACGAAGAGGCTTTACGTTTAACGATGTATCCTTCGCGCAGAATATTTTTGCGCATCAATGAAAAAACACGGTCTTCGATGACATCTGATTTTTCATCAAGTTTATCTAATTCAGGTTCAAAGCTACGCAAGGTTTGCACGGCCAAGCCACGCACCAATTGTGTCAGTGTCATTTTATCGACTTGCGCGCGTTCTTTTTTGGCATTAATACAAGGCAGACTTAAGCGATGAATGGTCAATACAAAATCGTGCCCCACAAAAAAGACAAGCTTGGTAGAAAGTTCCTGCATGGTGACGGCATCTGGTTCTGCGCCCAGATCTTGATGTCTTAAGATAAAGAACATGCTTTTTTCAAAGAACTGACACTGCGGCAGATGTTCGGGGTCCAAGCAAGTTTGCACCGTGTTTACCGGTAAGGAAAACTCGGCCGCCAGGTTCGTTAAATCCTCGGCAGAAGGCGCTTCCACATCGATCCATTTAAAATCAGCAAACTCTTGTTCAAATCTCTTCATCCTTTAAATTATTCAATAGCGGGCTCTTGAACGCACGCCGTTTTGCGGCACCTGTGTGCAGTTCTTTGACATAATTGCGACGGCAGTCTCAATTAAGGACGTTTGCACGAAGCATGGATCCTGCATTGAGCCTGGCCAGGATGAAAGATTTTTTGGTTCGTACCCTCATTATTATCCCTCTGCTCTCTGGTGGCTGTGCCCCGGAGGCCCGTCGTAATGCGACGAAAGCATCCGAGCCTGTCGAAGTCGAGACGACTTATGAGCCACCACGCCCCACAATTGTTAAAGAAGAGGGCTATAAGATCGCTCGCGGCGCCACCAAGCTTAAAGATATCCAGGCGAAATTTGATGAAGAAACTCGATCTATGCGTTTAAGCGGGGCCATTGAATATCTTCCGGCCCAAGGCGGAGCATATCGAAATATTAAAGTGGATCTAGTGGGTCTTTTGAAAGATGGTTTTATTGTTCTTAAGCCTGAACCAGGATCTGACATCGATGAAAAGGTCACGGTGGCTGCTAAAGCGACATGCTTAAGTGAGGAAGGCACTTGTTCGTCCTCGTTTATTGATATTTATCTTTACACCGACGGCATTGTTTACCATCA contains:
- a CDS encoding ABC transporter ATP-binding protein, which codes for MIVVKDLTKDYGPRRAINKLNFTVNKGDVVGFLGPNGAGKSTTMKIITGFMAPSHGTASVAGFDVFEAPLEVKKRIGYLPEVPPVYSDMYVRDYLKYVAALKQVPKEKIEKFVANAIEKTNLGDVQKRLIHGLSKGFKQRVGIAQAIVSDPEVLILDEPTVGLDPKQMAEIRELIKSLKGQHTIILSTHILPEVEATCEKVIIINKGEIVVEDSIHNLENMEKGQSRLRIRVRKDVDDMKALLQDVRAVVGVHLGASRKEWNLDVQGGDEAFDAISAKIVGQGYGLVELSPTKTDLEDVFLKMTYGKQQGREV
- a CDS encoding ABC transporter permease gives rise to the protein MSGVMTIFKKELKGFYFNPTFWVICFLISVIFSWVYPIQLNLFAQLLMNFVMQQGVPQNQLNIHYGVFLRQLSYLNLLLIFVVPALTMKLFAEEKKLRTFDLLLTSPVTSFQIVLGKFLAALGAIGGIVLLAFLYPLATSVMATVNWAPLLIAFMGIFLVGAVYAAMDLFASSLTENSIAAYVTSVMFNVSIWFIGIGSEVVDGEKARKVFEHVSLSSHLSSLVEGTVRTNGLIFFLSIIVLFCFLAERVVESSRWR
- a CDS encoding GldG family protein, producing the protein MSKLGKISFLFAGISLVCMSIIRYILGEWVPFCWLALGLTVFFIAAGMVKDRAFFKEFFTMKTTKEGMSMGVLIVLLIAVLGIVNYLGVKYYKTWDFSTSQTNTLSPQSIQIVKSLDSDMKVLFFYKKGVEGNEENRRLFRELIKKYQDASSKIQLDFVEVNERPDLSKEYGVDKGSGVVFLDYKGRRNRIEKIDEQEFTSALVKVTREKNKTIYFTVGHGEKDLNEAREGLGLGSLKVMLENNRYTVKELALAQNPKIPADADVIVVAGPSQGFQDFEIGALEQYLKTGGSLFLAMKTQTNTGLEKLLAKLGLVLENNNVMNLVDTVMGRGVNQGPTMGVIFSEENKITKSFGRNEITLFRNPQGIKTANVGQGMVVEDLVKTGPNAVAFKTLQITGEPPEGTYTLVSEVTGHFPGAAADAKPFSVIVAGDVDFMANQMLYQNLNRDLILNSVAALAKEESLISITPKEAQATQLLLTETKFAIFLFAFIIPLPLILLGTSIGIWVRRRNA
- a CDS encoding DUF4340 domain-containing protein, which translates into the protein MKLKGRTILVLCLLVFGGYAAFDHFQGKLQEDKKMQDSRLMTLNFEQVNEVLIEKGDQKTELKRDVDGWRMEVPLKDSADSEAVDDLVKQAFTESIVEVVKEGEGIDWKLYGLDAPLGTITFKTTDGKQNRYEVSSITNFEDNAFLRRDGENRVLLVNSIWQARTGKAAMEFRDRRLLRHKIASVDEIKLQNAKGLVHLKRQEGVWVIPGKSDFKVDQNQVRSVLTAIADAKAAEILSDPKKGPAVKELFTLNLVLDAKPWAAKVGQAADKKIFAKVTEPDFLMKMEPGAVDNFIEMTIEQFKEKPPEKPQFETEKTQKKEN
- a CDS encoding GHMP family kinase ATP-binding protein, whose protein sequence is MQKIVVKSPTRVDLAGGTLDLWPLYLFIQGASTVNVAVSIYTTAEITPHDDTTIELESVDLKIKKSYKNLSEALADSDPKMALLQTQLRYWKPQKGFSLKTSSESPVGGGLGGSSSLTISLMKAFSQFCGRPFKDVHHMVHVAHNIEAEMLNTPTGTQDYYPAASGGINLLHYDYDGIEQMVLPIQHTSLAEKFMLVYTGKAHHSGLNNFEVMKDSVAKDAGTLQALKDLKLIALETELAVRSGKWDDLGELFRREFDARVRLAPEFSSPEIRKLAEVSLQNGAEAVKICGAGGGGCVLVWCPPHKREGVALACQKAGFQVMDAKPVDPL
- a CDS encoding DUF429 domain-containing protein; translation: MPKSRLSGDGRKTRRSPIKKTTTKKKVVNKAASSHAGEVYRFIGISLGGGKTDKACVAVIEYYPKHGKVFLSRLVEKIKSDEVHSADFKIQEIIRQYPGEIRSIAFDVPFHFPNCLNCVEGCEGIESCPSEHVKWMWEYTRKLHKKKKPRKLFTPYTQRCVEMYVSTELEEPFNMQHAMGSNTAPLLARAMYLKQRWDIPCIEVFPKLSVWRVGRSLNVMKSHLRFHKHSIGGDESRREILHALSSHNIAFVYDQDVKLMIDNSHAFESFICALTAFLDYKGLTEPRPEGFPENEDWIAFPKSSIKWNGF
- a CDS encoding class I SAM-dependent methyltransferase, which codes for MSTPDFPYLHGFSPVEQARLRKQARFGEYTVYQNINFANVKDILEVGCGVGAQSEILLRRFPDIHLTGIDLSTKQLSAARERLSSLQNMAGRFNLKEMNAAKMDFEANSFEGAFLCWILEHVPDPIRVLSEVRRVLRPGSQVYITEVMNSSFFLDPYSPNVWKYWMAFNEYQLQQKGDPFVGAKLGNFLMQLGYKDIQTEIKTWFLDNRTPQARKDCIEYWEELLLSASDQLVAANYVSEDVVEGMKEEMSRVANDPNAVFFYSFVQASAKT
- a CDS encoding CorA family divalent cation transporter; the protein is MKRFEQEFADFKWIDVEAPSAEDLTNLAAEFSLPVNTVQTCLDPEHLPQCQFFEKSMFFILRHQDLGAEPDAVTMQELSTKLVFFVGHDFVLTIHRLSLPCINAKKERAQVDKMTLTQLVRGLAVQTLRSFEPELDKLDEKSDVIEDRVFSLMRKNILREGYIVKRKASSYRKIFKFTQDILLKIPKVIDISQRDIYLVQEPLDKLIFYSSEIYEQITGLLNLHLSLMSQKTNEASFRTNEVMRVLTVFSIFFLPLNFIAGIYGMNFEYMPELKQPHGYYITLGFMILVVLAITYWIYRKGWMKKDVLQEKD